Genomic window (Bombus pascuorum chromosome 8, iyBomPasc1.1, whole genome shotgun sequence):
AATTTGACAATTCTTTCTCTTATATTCAGTTAGAATTCACAAGACACACCCTTTTAGCTCTGGGATTTGGAGTATTGCAACGGAGCATGCTCCATCTTAACGTTTCAGCCTGCTTTTTAGAATCCATCTACCCTTTTCAACGTTGTCGATGGTAGATACgatcccttctttttttcccacTTGGAATCTGTAGGACACACCCCTTTTAGCGTGGGATTTAGAATATTCCAATGGAGCATGCTCCGTCTGTAAACCACCACAGTCTGTATTGTAAAAGCAGTTCTCCCTTTCTATCATTTGTGATAGAGAATCCACTCCGAAGGATTGGTTGGGAATTCCCTATGATTGGTCAGGGATGCTCTGGGAGGTGTTGAGTATATCCTAGCATAACTGTTCTCCGTAGCAAGTGCAGGAGGAAAGATCAGTTTAGCTGAGACTAGCGTTGAGTTCACTTCATATTGTGTTGTTTAACTACTGGTATAAGAACTAAGGAGATTATCTGTTATAATGTGTTGCATTTATAAACTTAATAATAGTGTGTGTCAGtgtattaatacattaaaatatttgagtattgtttaaatataacatttactcatatatatatttttagtttacataaaagtaatttattttgattcAATGATTCAAAATGAAAGTGAATGCAAAGAAAGTTCAgaagttttaatataaatttcatcttttGTATTTCTATTCCAATACCTGTAattatttgtgaaatatagtgttttatattatatttattttcatgtcTCAAGAATAAGTAACGAGtacaattcattttttacaaaaatatatttatataaacaagaaaaataaagaatatattggtgatttttttttatttacctttcAGTTTATTTTGATCTATATGCTTCTTCATACAGCAATGTTTTGTTTAGCATTATCATAATCATGGtatcaaataaattcatatgTTTATAAACAAGTTGATCAGATTTAATCgttatgtataaattattgcaTAAACATTGATGTCAGTGATATCAAGATTTTCAATACATACAAAATTCAGAACAGGTAAGAGAGTGTTTATATATTCAtcaatacaaaaaatatttttatttgtctaTGTAACTGGATATTTtagtttcatttatatttcagtATAGCACGTTGCAATAGTTGTAAAAAgatcgtaataattatttataatagtatgtaattataaatcacgtttttattataattctacAAGTAGTCGTAAGAGGGCACCACCATCCACCATTAGTCTACCGCagattttctttcctcttttaaaTACTAGCTCGtacttatttttcaaaatacatattatataatcatttacaaagacaataaataaaaatcaaagcgAAAGTAGAAACTATAAGCAAAATTACTACGAAaagcaatttttctattaaaattatctataatttttacatttacatttagaATTTCTACATTCAAAATCTAcatggaaatttattctttccaCAAATTATCatcattttaaacaattacgtGCTAACATACCACGAACCAAATATTCTTTCTTGTTTAATTGTCACCGAAGGAAACGTATACAATGCTATACCactacatttttaatttgagtAATATCTTAACTCAGCCctgcaataaaattaaatggtCTAGTCGAATAAAAGTTTCagctttgaaaataattaattcatagTGGAAGATTTAAATTATCATTCGCATAAGTCTGTTTTCTTAATAACTCGGTTAAATGGATCGTTCAGGTTTAAAAGAGAAGACTGCGTTCTTAACCCGAAATCCAGGGGTTGAGACTATTCCGAAACGACAAGACGATACATTCTTCCCTTCCCGTGTATTCTTGTAAATCCACACGATATCATCCTCGCTTTTTCCCTGTTTTCCGATCAAGTTGCGCGCTCAGCAAAGCCGTGTTTGCATTTCTCTCCCCGGAGAGAAGCATGGCCATGGGAGGGGCGGCGCGCAATTTCGAAAAGCCGATTTCAATTCCGTTTCCTTTTACACGGAGAAAGGAAATCTCGAGTGCGGCTCTCTTTGAGGGGAGGGGGCGGCCATCTGGGATTACGGGAATCGCGCAGACGAGGCTGGAAACACGTGCGAAAATCCGAAATCCTGACGTCTCTGCCCTTTGCATCGATCGTCCTTCTTTTCCCATCTTgatctcctttttctctctttcctgatcgatacaataattttaagcTTCTTACTTTTGCTGGCGTAAACCTTTGAAATCACGTCAAATCTTTCATTACAATTAATCATTGTACACAGAAGTTCATGTACCTATAGATATCCGATCGCATGAAATTGTTCGTTATGAGGAAGCAGGAATGATAAAAGTACGTTTCTTATATTTGGTATAATTTCCAAACCAGCACAGTACATTCTTCTAGTAGATTTTTCTAGTAAATTCGTGATTCCTTTGAGAATTACATCACGGCTGTGTATAACGATGAGATTCGTTTCCGGTTCCGGTTTTCATGACTTTCGTCCCGTCAACCCCATTCTTCCACGCGGCTCGTATGCCCTTTTCCTATTTCTCTTATTGTTAGATTTGTTTGTGTCTATTTTAAGAATTACCAAATATCTGAGCCAGAAACAATTCTTTCCCtaaacatatttattcatatcttttatatctttttgtagatttttatttattacacatcTATTGTATTCGATCtgtttttttctattttctgagATTCGAGGAGAAAGTGTGAAAGAAGGAGtaattcgtttatttcgaCAGCATCCGGGACATTTTTGTCTGCCATATTTTCATTCCTAGTGCGCGACGCATAAACACATTTTTATATGACACAGGAGTTGATGTATCTTCCCCTTTCCGGGAGCGGTACCGGAAGGAATAACGCCCTTTGTCATGTACGATGGCGTCCTCGTTGATATTCCGCCGGCGTCTCTGTTCTTCTGGGACACTCCGTTGCTGCCCCCTTTCTCCTGCTTTTCTCTGCTCGCTTTGTAGCGTTACATACGTCGTTGAAAGGTGTGAGAAGATACTGATTCGCAAATGTTTTAAGCGCGTCACGAATCATTCGTTCTGCTCGTTTTATACATACTAAAAAATTCTACATGACGAACTATCAACCCTTTAAAACGAGAGAAAGTTAACGGTGCAATACTAAACGTTTACACAAGCCCGTCAACGTGAGccaagaaaatgaataaaagtaGAGTTTGAACGATTAAAAAGCACCGCATTTTACGCAAAAGCAAAGCATTTTACGAACATAACACTTGAGACGAGTTCATAGAAAGTATGAGCAGTAAAAAAGTTGTTATTCGTgagaaacatttaaaacaaaaagtaaTGCAAACGTGATGCTTCGCTATGCTCTTCTAGGACCAATATAAAAGAAGCGAAGAAATCCAATAATCGTGCAATCAGCAAATAATCAGCATATTTCGATAGTGGAAATTAATTCGCGACTCGATCTTAACAGCTTCGTTTCTGGTagtgaataaattataaaatcccAAACGATTACGAATAATTATGTATGTAATCAGCTTTTCTCTTCGCTGTCCGACTGGAACCAGGGGCGGGCATTAAATTTCCATGGTccatcgttaaatattattaaagaatgCTTTTAGCAGCGGAGATATCGCGTTCGTCGGTTATCGATACGACCATGCGATTCGCGTTTTAAGGACTGTCCTTAAATGTATGTCGTAAACGGCgtaaacgaaggaagaaagaaagaaaggggaaTCGGACGAGGAAGAACGATAGGCGGTGGTCCATTCTGGACCGTGCTATTTCTACTTTGTAAGGGTGGCCCGTGGTTCGCGAGGCAAGTCCCGAGCCAATAAAAGCTTTACAGCCCCGTAATGAATGCAAGAAATAATTATCTCATGAATACATTAGTTTTAGTATCCTCCGACACGGATACGAACCGTAAAACCGGCATTGGATGTATCTTGACCCAACGCCGATTTCCAGTGTGTGCCCGTTTGCTCACGGTCCTTAATCGTTCATCtttctttcccctttttctCCCCTGTACggttctcctctttctctttcaccgTCTCGGCCATTAGCACCACCTCGATGGAAACGCGAGCCACTGGGTGTCTTCCCTCTAAAACACGGACGAACGTGCGTGATGTTGCCCAGCGGTGATCGTTCGTCACGCGTGTGTTAgtcgaaattttctttcgtcatTTCTAGAAAAGCTATTATCGGTATCTTCTATCTTAACTACTAATTTCTCCATTACCTCTTAATCctagaattttagaaattttcgtACTATCGATATGACACTGTTCGTTGCTGCTTTATTGTACGCGCTTATTTACATTCCCGGTAGTACATGGATTAAGGAACGTGTTGAGAGAGGAATGGAAGCTTTTCTCAACGATCGATCTTCCTGTGAAATCCAGCGTGTTGCACTGAACCATTCGATGTctaaagacaaagaaaaaagaacacgaAAGCTTATCGAAGCAACGTTAAACAACCACCTCGAACGATGTGGATAGATCAGGATGGTTTGGAGGGGGGAGGTGTATTTATGGACGAAGTGGGATGTTCGTTTGGCCATATCGTTGGTGGAACCCTTTATGTGAATAGTAGTATGACGGAGGGAGGTTCGAAGGGCGAGGGGTGAGGAGCAACGTTAGTCGACGTTAGGAAAGGGGTGCATCAGTAGACGGTGGTGCGGAGTGATTGATCGTTGCTTCGCGACACCCCCGTGTTCTCGCAGAGTGGATAAAGGGGTGGAAAAAGGAGTGGAAACCCTTTCACGCTTTCACGGATCAGTCAGGGGATCACGTTCTCGGCTCTCCCCATCCTCCTCTACCACCCTTGGTACATGGGACATGCATCACCCTATCATCCATCCCTCTTCACCTCTCGACCGTTTGCTCGTCGGCATCGCGAGATCGAATCTGTAAAGACAGTGCGGCTGAAAAAGAGATACGACGATTATCCTTCGAAAGTAAGGATAATGGGTGAATACCTGTAGAGGAATACCTGGAACAAGGATGTTTGGAAATTCatggtaaaattgaaaatatatatactccTATCAATAAGTATCGGGACGTTTTTATAGAGTTGTAGTAATTGATGATAAATTGATACAgtgtacgtgtgtgtgtgtgacaATTAAACACAACGATACCTCGTAGATGTTGGTTTTAGGTATTATTACTGGAATTAATCGCAGCAGTTTTTCCATCGGCTTGAAACCTCTTTTGTCTGACTTATCtcagaaatgaaataatgttgaGATAAAGAACTTTTAAGATAACTAATCgctttatatatctataagtttataattaaatgaCATTCTGTTAAATATAGGTATGCTCGGATATTTTTAAGCATTAGTGTATGAATTTCAGATGCAAAACAGATTAAATCGAAATTCCACGAGGTTCATATAAATGGAATCATAATTTAGAATATAGGATACTTTCAATAGAGAGAAATTCTGTAATATCcatttaaagtaaaaattgtataaacttCTATCAGAGTGGTTTATAATCGAGAGTTTAATCTTTTGTGCCTGAGTTCATCCACCCTTGTTTCTGGGACGTTTCCTTTACGCGAAATTAGATTGCTGTTTCGATGGAGCAGAAGTCGGCGAAAGAAACGGAGAATTTCCAACTGACCGGTGCGgtaattacagaaaaattcAGCTTTACCTACTGGTTGGCCATGGCAAGATTAATCGTGTTTTCGAAAGCGATTTTCCGCGAGGAAAATGTCTCTTTCATTTACGGACGGCCACGGTTCGCCGGAAGAACCCAGACCGGATGACGGCGTCTCATACATCAGACACCTAATTCTTCCCCTCGCTGCTGTGTTAACTCTTACATCTTATCCATTTAGAAGTTCCATTTAGTCCCGGGCCAGCCGGTAGGCTTGTCACTCGTAAACTGACGAGCCATAATACGTCTCGTCATTGATATCTTCACCATTTCGTAAACTTACATCAATCTAACCGTAGCAGAGAGAAGCgacgtaaaaataataagtggcggaaacaaagaaattagGAAGTTTCGAGTTTCGATTAACCCGGCCAAAGTTTTAGAGTAtcatgataataaattaattactttttaattcgtaaataaaaaattgacaaatctattcaatattttgatcTTGTTTTCAAAGCTTTTATTTAAGTGCGAgcgatgaaaaattgaaagagatTTTGAGTGTTCTAATGCATTCTATTATTAACTATTATCTTTCCATTAAACTTATAATTATCCGAGCAGGGTTCAATCGAATAACGGGGTCGATGAATCGGTATTGAATAGACGCGAGGATGTGCAAGACGAAAGTGGATATTGCTgctaaatatttgaaagaagcCCGATCCGTAGAATTTCGTTGATATCCCGCGGGAATACCTCCGCGTCTCGCAACTTTCCTAGAGTTTCCTTCCCTTCGATTTTGAGCCGGTCAATTAGCAGAAGAGCTTTTTTTCAGACTTTTTTTCTAAACCcgaatttttatgttcttACAAACTTTTTAACTCTAACGACTTTTTCTTAGATccttaatataaaaatgtaaataattctcAATATATTATGGACTTTTAAAGTAACGCCGAAGAGCTTCATTTGAATCGATGTCTTATtgtaaaaagggaaaaagaaattattacgagGTTATACGTCTTTTCGCTTGCCAGCAAACACGATTGTTAATTCATCAAAATTCTCAACGGAGATCGAGGAGTCGAGATGGAAAGGCGGGTGAATATATAGGCTTAAACCGAAGGggattttaaaattgaaggtCTCGTAGGATGGCAGGACATACGTACGATTCTTCGGTTCGATCTTCAGCCTCGCATCGGGAGAATGTGTTTTTTTCCGCGCCCTGAAACACGTCacatgaataaaaaatatccttCAAAGTTGCCAACCCCAGCGTCTGGATGGCCGAAACCCCTTAGTCCGACCAATCCGAAGAAAACGTGAAACCCTGAATACCGGGAATGCTGGAAgttaaaggaaaaaagggagaaaaaggcTCGTACGTTATCGTTATCCCCTGGTATCCTAATTTCTTTATCACGAGTCGTTTCACTGTGAAATTTCACGCGTTTTTTTTATGGCTATCTTTTCCCTTTCGTCCAACAAATTTCTTCTTATTCACGTTTATAAATTCAGAACGAAAGATGTTAAAACATTCCTCGGAAGACAAACTGAAAAAGTTTCACTTTTTATCGCTCATTTTCAGATATATTATTCGCGTTTGGCAATTTCTCAAAGAAAATGACTCGTTTCCATAAGTTAAGATTTTGCAAATAGTCGTAAATTCCGAAGTAAATTTTGAACAATAATCTTCCCATTCGCCTTCtctatgatatttatattatcgcTCATTTCAAGTTTTCGATTTACTATTTCTGATCATCACCGTGTTGTTAATGGAGTCATCTTTGTAACGTTACTATCAAAAAGCAAATCTGAAAATTCGTCGAGGTCTCGTGTCAAGGATACACGCGTCGATACTTTCTTCTCGCGAAATCTACCCCTAATATATTGCATCGAGTTTACAGAGGGATGGCGTCGCGTTACTTGGTGCAAGGGCGCTTCCTCAGTTAGGTagaaggaagaggaaggaTGGACAGGAAGGTTACGGCTCATAAACCATCCTCCGGTCACTGAAATCGTCCCGAACTTGAGCACCCATGTCTACGTGTGGGTGCGCATGTCGATTCTTCCGGTCGTGCACGCGTGATCCATGCGATTCACCACGCGGATCCACCGCTTTCGAGGAACTTGTTTACTCACCAACGTGCACTTTAACAGCAGTAGAATATCGATTTCGCGAAAATCCGGCTGTGAGTCCTCCATCACGAAAAGAATCATCGATTCATCGTGGACGTTGGAAGTTTCGTTCCAGGATTAAAGCGAGGTCTTATACACTTTGAACTTCATTTACAAACTTACTTACTGTTCTAGCTTTTCGTTTGCAAGAATTTTTGTGTCATCATACTAGTGTATATATAATCGAGCAGTTATCTGAAGAAGAAGGACTCATAAGACGTAACCGTGTCGGAAGTTTTAATTCTGATCTTTTAACATTACCTACGTTTGAAAGAACTTGGTTCTTTCTACATTTACAAGATAGATAACGtgtcataaaatataattcgaccatttgattaaaaaatatacttggCATCTAAAGAGGTATACGTAgactttttttttagaaaaatgtcccatttttatgaagaaatatatttggaTGAACATTTAATACGTGGAAATCGTAAGTTGAGAACCGTCACACGTGTGTAATATGAAGATAAGATGTCCCCCATGTTCCCATGTGTCATGGCCCTCTATCAAGGATTATGTTGCCATCTACGATGCCGCACCCCCCTTCCACCCCTGAACGAAAACATCGCGACGAACTTCCCTGGTCAGCCGGAATCCCTTAACCTTTTGCACTTTCATGTGCGGACCTTcgcgttctttttttcttttctatttttgctcaacgaatattttcaaactcaaAGTTATTCGTTGTGGTTACGGATAATTTAGTTTCTGAATTTGAGGACGGAATTTCCAGACTGAACTTTCACGAGGCACGATCACTATGGAGGacttgaaaatatatcgtattcGAGACGACTTAAAGCCGGCGGGGTAGAGGTGGGAGAGAAACCACGGACGAGGAAAACGACACCCTCATGATTTTTTAACGCCGAACGCTTTCACGGCCGTATGGCGAGAGCTTGCGCCCCGGTTTCCTGTTATTTTTCAGGGGTGACTCGAgcactttttttttatgaatccACCAGGAATATTCCTCTTCCCCTACATGGCTATCACCAGCCATTACTTTTTCAACAGTGGTACTCTGTTCTCACTGTGTCTTTTACACCGCAGATTGCAAACAAAGTAATCCAtcggaaaataagaaaaaaagaaaaggaaaaacaaagagcaatataggaaataaaatttgttggtCCATCTGTTCTTGCAAAAAATACGTgtacctttttttattttataatatatatttataatataatatagcgATTATATGCACACCTTTCTTTGATATTGCAAATTTGTGTTTACTTTCGAGGGTTGTTTCCCTTCATTCGTAATCGCGACGTTTgtttcgatttctttctttcctccttttccacgaaaagtatccttatttttctctttctgcgGGAATAGTCAGCATCCCAAATGGCCCGTGCCAGGCGTGTCAGCCTAATGAATGTGCTGCATAGCGAGGGTGCGTTTGATTCATTTCGCCGAGGGGGTTGCCCGTCAGGCCGCATTCGCCACGCGTTTCAAGAGTCTTTTTTTCTGTGCTCCCACTCGCGAAAATCCACCCCGGAAGACTTTACACAGGCGTCATAAGCTGGTGCACTTAATTTAAAGATCATCGGCCGACGAAAAGTCGTCGGGACCTAGAGGCTGTATCCACCACCCCCTATTGCGTTTCCTTCTctcagtttttttttcttctttctcccaGGCCCATGGATTTCCGCAGCGGTGAGCTTTACAGTCTGTGCATTCCGCTTTACAGTTCATTTCACTTTTCCTCCTGCTGGCCACCCGGTTTTTCCACCCCTGTTTTCTCCACGTCTCCTCGGGAGGCTCCTTTAACTTTTATTGTTCACCTCGATTCACCCTATTGGAATCACACGTATGCTTGCAATCTTTGACTTAGTCTTTCGCTTATCGAATCTGTATTTTCTGAATGTTTGAAGCATGCTATGATTTCTGATACGAGAATCGAAACACTCAATACCGTATAGTTAATCAGCTGAAGAAAAGTTTCGCCTTTGATGTTCTACGAAAGCAATCTTTGTTTCTTCAAGTagagattaataaatatatccaagaattttctcagattttccttaaagtttgaaatcattaaaatattagtttgCATATAAACGATCCAAAGAGGCTAAAAATGATTGACTCAGCGTTCGCATATGAAAAATACCGAACAATCGATAGACTGGGCAGCAGAATACAAGCTTATCGACGAATGCCACGAAATATCAATTTCGACgtgttaaaaattacaaaaatctcgatagaaaacaaaagataCTACCAAATTTTAAAATCCTAAAATCTAATCAATCgtcgaaaataattattcaaatatttacgatGAATATCTAATTCTTGGAGCGTCCAGATCGTAAGAAACCCGTGCACCTGATTAATGCCTGAACGTCACCGGTCATCGAGATCGCGTCCGATCGATAGGTCGGTGAGTTTCGCGGCGGATTCGACTGTCGTTGACGCAGTCTCCTCTCCAGAGGAGAAAGGAGAGGCAGCGAACGTAGGCATGTGGCAAATTGCCGGTGCTGCCAGTTCGAATGggcctttctctttctctcttgctTTCGGTTCGCGTCTGCGAGCGGAGGTGGAGAGGCGCCTCGAAAGAGAGGTGGAGCAAGAAAAGGAAGGACGAGCTGTCTGGAGGAAGAGGGCAGTTGGAAACGGCGGCCGCGTAGCGGAAGGAGGAGGACCGCAGGACGAGGTGGAAGGAAGGCGGCGGGTAATCTGTGATTCAAAGAGAGCGATCCATCTTGCGACATGCCAGCATTCAATCGTCGGCATTTGTTTGTGAAATCAGTCCCGAAGGACTCATCCCGTGGACTTTGTCTCGCCTCTACAATCTTCTTTCTCCCCGTTTCGTACGATCGAGAAGCCCGGTTCGTGAAAATTGGCGATATCTTCCCGTGAAAAGCGTGGTGTTGCATCTCATGGTTGAAGTAAAAGTAAATAGTTCCAGCAATCGAATGAAATTACTAATGGATGTGATTGCCTTACAAAACATGAAAATGGAAGCAAATTGGTAGATCTTATTGTTAGTGGAATTCGATGGTAAACTGTgcatatttatgcatttatgaacAATTCAAATATGCAAAAAGTATACAAAACCTTCGAAGACAAGCCCTCGTTATACTATTCAGAGAGTGAATGTTGTGCTAATAAAAATGACCTTTGCCAActgataaaaatgataattgtCTCTAATGTGTATTGtctataaaatgttaaaatcgTAATTTCTCAAGATATTCAGAAATGATACAAAACCACTGACGATTGATGACGTCACCGATCTTTCCCGATGCAAAAGATACGGATAAATGGAAGGAATGCATGATCGAAGCCAAGCAGGGCTAATCAGtccatatatatttattcaggGACACGAATTCGCCCTCGTGTTCCTTCGACCAGGCTAAGCGAATGCAAAGAGCAGAAACGGGACGGAGGCGCAGCGTGGCTTAGCATTTGGAAAAACCGGAATAGATTCGTGCCTCTGATCCGTGCCAGATCCCATAAAATGACCCCAAGCTCGATCGAATGGCCTTCGTCCGAGGCGcgggaaaagaaacgagaaagacaGAACCGACCCCTAGGAAATTATTGCTCTCCTTATACATTCGTCCATCGAATTGGGGCCACCACGAATAAACTAGTGCCTTTTTCGACTCACTATggggaaaaggagaaagaaaaaaaaaaaatggggaAACTGTCGAGTGAATAGGCTGATTTCACGGTGAATgttctttacattttcatgCAATCCTGAAACTTTTTACTGCTTATACAATGTAATTTTCAGTTACTTAAACACTATAGTGAGATGATATCGCTCCCTTTTTGACAATATGTGGCagattagaaaaatgtacaattgaCGTAAAAGAAGTGCatagatagaaaaatgaaactttgaGAATAAAAGAGATATTCAGCTTATTTCTTTACTGAACAAACGAAAATTTGCACGTTCagattttatcataaaattttaatcgaggaaattttgtttaaaaattgcagattttattataaaattttccgtACAATCGATACTGAACATCTACATTATTATACCGAATAACTATAGCTATATCATCGCTGAGATCAACATATACGAAGTCACTTCTTTTCATCCTGAGAGACAGGTGTGTCTTCGTCATTGGGTTCTTGTTTCGAGATATAATGGTAGTCGAGAAATCTGTAAGCCTGTGTAAACTGCGCGCAGGAATTGGCGAAGTGGCACGCAAACAGCAACATATTCCGTGGCTGCACCTTCATGGCGAACCTCATGAACATTATAGAGTACAGAGCCAACGCTAAAAATCAATCGGATAAGTTAAAAACGAATAAAGGACGAAcatgagaaagagaaaaaaaaagggaagagaaagatCGTTTTGAAAATGTCTCATGAACTTTCCATGGAAAAAATGACTAAATTTTCACGTCTTTCAGCGTGATCTTCCATCCTCAATGGTAGTCTCCGTTCAAACCACGTGTTCCATGGAGGCTCATTAAGAAATAAACGGTGATTCGCTGCGTTCGAGCGGCAATTATTTTATGGGGCCGTTTCTCTGGCCCTCGACGTCCCTCGCCCCCGCGTTGTCCCCGTTCCCAGTCCACCGTCTTGGTCGT
Coding sequences:
- the LOC132910143 gene encoding mitochondrial pyruvate carrier 1-like, which translates into the protein MSSSTHFWGPVFNWMIPIAAISDTQKHPRIISGKMTLALALYSIMFMRFAMKVQPRNMLLFACHFANSCAQFTQAYRFLDYHYISKQEPNDEDTPVSQDEKK